The following proteins are co-located in the Dehalococcoidia bacterium genome:
- a CDS encoding NADH-quinone oxidoreductase subunit A, protein MPDVHALFEQYTAVLIATVLGFVLVGGALLANLLLSPRQRTRPKGLTYECGMLPIGRGRFQIHFRYYLFAILFLIFDIEAVFLFPWALSFLDVGAMAFYEMLVFIVILGFGLLYAWRKGVLQWR, encoded by the coding sequence GTGCCAGACGTCCACGCCCTCTTCGAGCAGTATACGGCTGTCCTGATCGCCACCGTCCTCGGCTTCGTGCTGGTGGGCGGCGCCCTGCTGGCCAACCTTCTTCTCTCGCCCCGACAGCGGACGCGGCCCAAGGGACTCACCTACGAGTGCGGCATGTTGCCCATCGGCCGTGGCCGCTTTCAGATCCACTTCCGCTACTACCTGTTCGCCATCCTGTTCCTCATCTTCGACATCGAGGCCGTGTTCCTGTTCCCGTGGGCCCTGAGCTTCCTGGACGTGGGGGCGATGGCCTTCTACGAGATGCTGGTGTTCATCGTCATCCTGGGCTTCGGACTGCTCTACGCCTGGCGAAAGGGCGTCCTGCAATGGAGGTAG
- a CDS encoding NADH-quinone oxidoreductase subunit B: MYRQLLPGIIQLPADWIIAWGRKNSLWPLTFGLACCAIEMIATYMARHDLDRFGIIPWPSPRQCDVMIVSGTVTKKMAPAVKLLYEQMPNPKWVISMGACATNGGPYTRYDRVLQGVDKIIPVDVYVPGCPPRPEALMDAFLALQKKIMEERGQVGR; encoded by the coding sequence CTGTACCGTCAGCTCCTGCCGGGCATCATCCAACTGCCGGCCGACTGGATCATCGCCTGGGGCCGCAAGAACTCCCTGTGGCCCCTGACCTTCGGGCTGGCCTGTTGCGCCATCGAGATGATCGCTACCTACATGGCCCGGCATGACCTGGACCGGTTCGGCATCATCCCCTGGCCGTCGCCGCGCCAGTGCGACGTGATGATCGTCTCGGGGACCGTCACCAAGAAGATGGCGCCGGCTGTGAAGCTGCTCTACGAGCAGATGCCCAACCCCAAGTGGGTCATCTCCATGGGGGCTTGTGCGACCAACGGTGGCCCCTACACCCGCTACGACCGCGTGCTGCAGGGGGTGGACAAGATAATCCCGGTGGACGTGTACGTGCCGGGCTGTCCTCCGCGGCCCGAGGCCCTGATGGACGCCTTCCTGGCCCTCCAGAAGAAGATCATGGAGGAGAGGGGCCAGGTGGGCCGCTAG
- a CDS encoding NADH-quinone oxidoreductase subunit C, whose translation MSEGTATDQALPPVLERLREALPDVPFEYVPTPLDPAVTVPREHLLRLMTALKEDERLAFDYLRCLSGVDYLDELEVVYHLRSFRHGHTIAVKVRAPADDPRIPSVAHLWKAADWHERETWEMFGIVFEGHPDLRPLLTEEGLGYYPLRKSHPLAEIEDWQENLLEQVERLAAAAAPPGAPEVVDEKAQKVALAQKKAEVIKKAREEARAKGLPPEEERKYVQEAIKRFEEEMAREAAAPAAPAAARPAAGDERAQKVALAQKKAEVIKKAREEARAKGLSGEDERKYVQEAVKRFEEEMAGTAAAPAAQPQRPAGEAKAPLSAADKAARIALAQKKAEVIKKAREEARAKGLSGEEERKYVQEALRRLEQEGEGG comes from the coding sequence ATGAGCGAGGGCACCGCCACCGACCAGGCCCTGCCTCCCGTGCTGGAGCGTCTGCGGGAGGCGCTGCCCGATGTACCCTTCGAATACGTGCCCACGCCGCTCGACCCGGCGGTGACCGTGCCCCGTGAGCACCTGTTGCGCCTCATGACCGCCCTCAAGGAGGACGAGCGCCTCGCCTTCGATTACCTGCGCTGCCTCTCGGGTGTGGACTACCTGGACGAGCTGGAGGTGGTCTACCACCTGCGCTCCTTCCGCCATGGCCACACTATCGCCGTCAAGGTGCGTGCCCCGGCCGACGACCCGCGCATCCCCAGCGTCGCCCACCTCTGGAAGGCCGCCGACTGGCACGAGCGCGAGACCTGGGAGATGTTCGGAATCGTCTTCGAGGGGCACCCCGACCTGCGGCCCCTCCTCACCGAAGAGGGGTTGGGCTACTACCCCCTGCGCAAGAGCCATCCCCTGGCCGAGATAGAGGACTGGCAGGAGAACCTGCTGGAGCAGGTGGAGCGCCTGGCGGCCGCGGCTGCCCCGCCCGGCGCCCCGGAGGTGGTGGACGAGAAGGCCCAGAAGGTGGCCCTGGCCCAGAAGAAGGCGGAGGTCATCAAGAAGGCGCGGGAGGAGGCGCGAGCCAAGGGCCTCCCGCCGGAGGAGGAGCGCAAATACGTCCAGGAGGCCATAAAGCGCTTCGAGGAGGAGATGGCCAGGGAAGCGGCGGCCCCTGCCGCCCCTGCAGCCGCCCGTCCCGCCGCCGGGGACGAACGCGCCCAGAAGGTGGCCCTGGCCCAGAAGAAGGCCGAGGTCATCAAGAAGGCGCGGGAGGAGGCGCGAGCCAAGGGCCTCTCGGGCGAGGACGAACGCAAGTATGTGCAGGAGGCGGTGAAGCGCTTCGAGGAGGAGATGGCCGGCACCGCAGCGGCGCCGGCGGCCCAGCCCCAACGGCCCGCCGGCGAGGCCAAGGCGCCCCTCAGCGCTGCCGATAAGGCCGCCCGCATCGCACTGGCCCAGAAGAAGGCCGAGGTCATCAAGAAGGCGCGGGAAGAGGCCCGCGCCAAGGGCCTCTCGGGCGAAGAGGAGCGCAAATACGTCCAGGAGGCCCTGCGCCGCCTGGAGCAGGAAGGGGAAGGAGGCTAG